One segment of Fusobacterium perfoetens DNA contains the following:
- a CDS encoding ABC transporter ATP-binding protein, whose amino-acid sequence MSVSINVKNVVKKFGNNVIIPGMSINIKNGEFFTLLGPSGCGKTTLLRMIAGFNSIEGGEIFFDDKLINDMAAHKRNIGMVFQNYAIFPHMTVRENVEYGLKLRKTPKNEMKEKVDDILDVVKISEYQERLPERLSGGQQQRVALARAIVIHPSVLLMDEPLSNLDAKLRLEMRSAIRDIQKKVGITTVYVTHDQEEALAISDRIAVINKGTIQQLGKPHDIYARPSNQFVATFIGYSNLFKGKIEINENVKYVVFRNGYKILMDNLCDDVENNQEIIIAVRPEEFSVSDEGIKVKIKTSTFLGKYNNYEIIAGENEIIPDMPPLEFSQDIGHAAIIYNVGDEIILKPNGEKINIFTENGERSLIKGVEVYAE is encoded by the coding sequence ATGAGTGTATCTATAAATGTAAAAAATGTTGTAAAAAAATTTGGAAATAATGTTATAATTCCTGGAATGTCAATAAATATTAAAAATGGAGAATTTTTTACACTTCTTGGTCCTTCTGGATGTGGAAAAACTACACTTCTTAGAATGATAGCAGGTTTTAATAGTATAGAAGGAGGAGAAATATTTTTTGATGACAAATTAATAAATGATATGGCAGCACATAAAAGGAATATTGGTATGGTTTTCCAAAATTATGCAATATTTCCTCATATGACAGTAAGAGAAAATGTGGAATATGGATTAAAACTTAGAAAAACTCCTAAAAATGAAATGAAAGAAAAGGTTGATGATATTTTAGATGTTGTAAAAATTTCAGAATATCAAGAAAGACTTCCTGAAAGACTTTCAGGAGGACAACAGCAAAGAGTTGCTCTTGCAAGAGCTATTGTAATTCATCCAAGTGTACTTTTAATGGATGAACCTCTGTCAAATCTTGATGCGAAATTAAGACTTGAAATGCGTTCTGCTATAAGAGATATTCAGAAAAAAGTTGGAATAACAACAGTATATGTCACTCATGATCAGGAGGAGGCTCTTGCTATTTCAGACAGAATAGCCGTAATAAATAAAGGAACTATTCAGCAGCTTGGGAAACCTCATGATATTTATGCAAGACCATCAAATCAATTTGTAGCAACATTTATAGGATATTCAAATCTTTTTAAAGGGAAAATTGAAATAAATGAAAATGTAAAATATGTAGTTTTTAGAAATGGATACAAAATACTTATGGATAATCTTTGTGATGATGTAGAAAATAATCAGGAAATAATTATTGCAGTTCGTCCTGAAGAATTTTCTGTTTCAGATGAAGGAATCAAAGTAAAAATTAAAACAAGTACATTTTTAGGAAAATATAATAATTATGAAATTATAGCAGGAGAAAATGAAATAATTCCTGATATGCCTCCATTAGAATTTTCTCAGGATATAGGACATGCAGCTATAATTTATAATGTAGGAGATGAGATTATATTAAAGCCTAATGGAGAAAAAATAAATATCTTTACAGAAAATGGAGAAAGAAGTCTGATAAAGGGAGTTGAGGTGTATGCTGAGTAA
- a CDS encoding ABC transporter permease, with translation MLSKKIKWDFWTAVTLIIAFVFTLFLIYPLFSLFLSSFKDPETNVWSMTNFARFFSRKYYYQGLIHSFQVTACTTVLAVAIGVPVAYFMTSYKVKLKGFIEVLIIISMLSPPFIGAYSWVLLCGRSGVVTEFFRDVLGIRLPTIYGFTGILLVFTLKLYPFIYLYVSGALKKIDVSLSEAAESLGCSTVKKVCTIIMPLIMPTLLSGALLVFMNAMADFGTPMLIGEGYNVMPVLIYSEFVGEMGGSANFAAAMATILVIITIVLFLGQKYIVNKKSFVMSSIRPIQPKELKGIKGILMHTFIYFVVFLSIIPQITVIYTSFLKTRGSMFVREFSFESYEKVFSRMGNAIVNTYVYGLTAIVIIVIMGMFIAYISTRKKNVLTAIIDTMTMFPYIIPGSVIGITLLLAFNSRPILLSGTAAILVISFVIRRMPYTLRSSAAILYQISPSLEEASISLGCSPVKTFFKITAMMMLPGVLSGAILSWITVINELSSSVILYTGVTRTMSVSIYTEVIRASYGTAAALSTILTVTTIISLLIFFKVTGGKDVNI, from the coding sequence ATGCTGAGTAAGAAAATTAAATGGGATTTCTGGACAGCTGTAACTCTTATTATAGCTTTTGTTTTTACACTTTTTTTAATATATCCTTTATTTTCTTTATTTTTAAGCAGTTTTAAAGATCCTGAGACAAATGTGTGGAGCATGACAAATTTTGCAAGATTTTTCAGCAGAAAATATTATTATCAAGGGCTTATTCACAGTTTTCAGGTAACTGCCTGTACGACAGTTTTAGCTGTAGCTATAGGTGTTCCTGTAGCGTATTTTATGACATCTTATAAAGTAAAATTAAAAGGGTTTATAGAAGTTTTGATTATAATTTCAATGCTTTCTCCTCCTTTTATAGGAGCTTATTCATGGGTACTTTTATGTGGAAGAAGTGGAGTTGTAACAGAATTTTTCAGAGATGTTCTTGGAATAAGACTTCCAACAATTTATGGATTTACAGGAATACTTTTAGTATTTACTTTAAAATTATACCCTTTCATTTATCTTTATGTTTCAGGAGCGTTAAAAAAAATAGATGTTTCTTTAAGTGAAGCAGCAGAAAGTTTAGGGTGCAGTACAGTAAAAAAAGTATGTACAATTATAATGCCTCTTATAATGCCTACTCTTTTATCTGGAGCTTTGCTTGTATTTATGAATGCAATGGCAGATTTTGGTACTCCAATGCTTATAGGAGAAGGGTATAATGTAATGCCTGTTCTTATTTATTCTGAGTTTGTAGGTGAAATGGGAGGAAGTGCAAACTTTGCTGCAGCAATGGCAACAATTCTTGTAATAATAACAATAGTTCTTTTCTTGGGACAAAAATATATTGTTAATAAAAAATCTTTTGTAATGAGTTCTATAAGACCAATTCAGCCTAAAGAACTTAAGGGAATAAAAGGAATTTTAATGCATACTTTCATTTATTTTGTAGTATTTTTATCAATAATTCCTCAGATAACTGTAATTTATACATCATTTTTAAAAACAAGAGGTTCTATGTTTGTAAGAGAATTTTCTTTTGAAAGTTATGAAAAAGTTTTTTCAAGAATGGGAAATGCAATAGTGAATACATATGTTTATGGACTTACAGCTATTGTGATAATAGTTATTATGGGAATGTTTATAGCCTATATTTCAACAAGAAAGAAAAATGTTTTAACTGCCATAATTGATACGATGACAATGTTTCCTTATATAATTCCTGGATCTGTAATAGGTATAACTCTTCTTCTTGCTTTTAACAGCAGGCCGATACTTCTTAGTGGAACAGCAGCAATTCTTGTAATATCATTTGTAATAAGAAGAATGCCTTATACTCTTCGTTCATCAGCAGCAATTCTTTATCAGATAAGTCCAAGTCTTGAAGAAGCTTCAATAAGTTTAGGATGTTCACCTGTAAAAACTTTCTTTAAAATTACAGCAATGATGATGTTACCAGGAGTTTTATCAGGTGCAATATTAAGCTGGATTACAGTAATAAATGAACTTAGTTCATCAGTAATATTGTATACTGGTGTAACAAGAACAATGTCTGTATCAATTTATACAGAAGTTATAAGAGCAAGTTATGGAACAGCAGCAGCTCTTTCAACAATACTTACAGTGACAACTATAATTTCACTTTTAATTTTCTTTAAGGTGACAGGAGGAAAAGATGTCAATATATAA
- a CDS encoding DeoR/GlpR family DNA-binding transcription regulator — MLNIQRYSLILELIKKRKNIRLNEVVEELNVSEATARRDLNFLEEKGKIRRVHGGAVLVEDKEDNIDYKKLVYSDEKNKIGKKAASYIKNGDTVFLDAGSTTECIIKYLSGKEDIKVVTNGFTHISELTKMGIETYLLGGKIKMKTGAVVGATALFSLKNYNFDVVFIGANGVNKDGYSTPDPEEVIVKSEAVARGKRVFFLCDHSKFTEKSFINFASLKDGQIITDGEIPEEIKEKMEE; from the coding sequence ATGTTAAATATTCAACGGTATAGTCTGATTTTGGAATTAATAAAAAAAAGAAAGAACATAAGACTTAATGAGGTTGTAGAAGAACTTAATGTTTCAGAAGCTACTGCAAGAAGAGATTTAAATTTCTTGGAGGAGAAAGGGAAAATAAGAAGGGTACATGGAGGAGCTGTCCTTGTAGAAGATAAAGAAGATAATATAGATTATAAAAAACTTGTATATTCTGATGAAAAAAATAAAATTGGAAAAAAAGCAGCTTCCTATATAAAAAATGGCGACACTGTTTTTCTTGATGCAGGGAGTACAACAGAATGTATTATTAAGTATCTTTCAGGAAAAGAAGACATAAAAGTTGTTACTAATGGTTTCACTCATATATCTGAACTTACAAAAATGGGTATAGAGACATATCTTCTTGGTGGAAAAATTAAAATGAAAACAGGGGCAGTAGTAGGAGCTACAGCATTGTTTTCTTTAAAAAATTATAATTTTGATGTTGTTTTTATAGGAGCAAATGGAGTGAATAAAGATGGATATTCAACACCAGATCCTGAAGAAGTGATAGTAAAAAGTGAAGCTGTAGCAAGAGGAAAAAGAGTATTTTTCTTATGTGATCATTCTAAATTTACAGAAAAAAGTTTTATAAACTTTGCTTCTCTTAAAGATGGTCAGATTATAACTGATGGGGAAATACCAGAAGAAATAAAAGAAAAAATGGAGGAATAA
- a CDS encoding response regulator transcription factor translates to MIKVLVVEDEDIIRKGLIGTIDWLSAGYIISGEAINGQDGLEKIEKYKPDLVITDIRMPVMDGIEMLKKAQEKNLKFEKIILTSYGEFEYAQEGIKLGVADYILKPIDEDVFYDALKKVKEKIKKIETFETVQDIIVKEDETEFFNPKIYLGKEKDKNRYVDKVIEKIISSYAEKLNIKDIAEELGVSTSYLSRKFKDVTGETFLDVLNKYRIQKSIKLLQKQEYKIYEISEKVGFTDYKHFCNVFKKYLEIAPGDFAKKSIIILK, encoded by the coding sequence ATGATAAAAGTACTTGTTGTAGAGGATGAAGATATTATAAGAAAAGGTTTGATAGGAACAATTGATTGGCTTTCAGCTGGATATATTATTTCAGGAGAAGCTATAAATGGGCAGGATGGACTTGAAAAAATAGAAAAATATAAACCTGATTTAGTAATAACAGATATAAGAATGCCAGTTATGGATGGAATAGAAATGCTTAAAAAAGCACAGGAGAAAAATCTCAAATTTGAAAAAATTATTCTTACAAGCTATGGAGAATTTGAATATGCTCAGGAAGGGATAAAATTAGGAGTAGCAGATTATATTCTAAAACCGATTGATGAAGATGTTTTTTATGATGCATTGAAAAAAGTAAAAGAGAAAATTAAAAAAATTGAAACTTTTGAAACAGTACAGGATATTATAGTAAAAGAAGATGAAACTGAATTTTTTAATCCAAAAATTTATTTAGGAAAAGAAAAAGATAAAAATAGGTATGTTGATAAAGTGATAGAAAAAATAATATCTTCTTATGCTGAAAAATTAAATATAAAAGATATAGCTGAAGAATTAGGAGTGAGTACAAGTTATTTAAGCAGAAAGTTTAAAGATGTAACAGGAGAGACCTTTCTTGATGTCTTAAATAAATATAGAATACAAAAGTCTATAAAGCTTCTTCAGAAACAAGAATATAAAATCTATGAAATATCAGAAAAAGTAGGCTTTACAGATTATAAACATTTTTGTAATGTGTTCAAAAAATATTTAGAAATAGCCCCTGGAGATTTTGCTAAAAAAAGTATTATTATCTTAAAATAA
- a CDS encoding sensor histidine kinase: MKGKRFQSFKDQLRKTLILYMLVPIIFFALTGYGIIYFLEYQAIKNENIENTKILAKNLDETIQKYFSEVERISSDKDIINAVIKGKADNFVYEKVYDSINSMKVEGNFIIYDKDLHIIMSSAKFIGSTNGYSWGLFNRMINYPGIVILKINKFHFQDETSSVFSLGKVIKKDNKIVGFVVYNILDKSLRELIGKSGSFNVVITDKYGNTAITTNEKFKDELGKADKKIRKANGYSVINNEKYYVTKKEIYYSNIILYTISGAGYVIDNFIDGFLYMTVIFIILLISMYYVAKIIAGKKTKSIEEIIKAIENVKTGDLNTRLYVDTNDEFKIIANSYNEMLLNIKKLIEINKEEARHSAVLEVKQLESQFNPHFLFNTLEMLRYTIKSDISMANKIIINISSLLRFSIENKSSEVSLKIDSIYTKNYLDIQKYRFGEKFDYEIKMEKELENYLVPKLIIQPIIENAIKHGYTQISKMIIYIRIKKVKNILLIKVYNNGKGMEKETLKEVRGRLKKGSNEIKNHIGIYNIFRRIQLMYGKEYGLKILSSEKRGTIVRIFLPLKNGDESL; the protein is encoded by the coding sequence ATGAAAGGAAAAAGATTCCAAAGCTTTAAAGATCAGCTTAGAAAAACTTTGATTTTATATATGCTCGTTCCTATTATATTTTTTGCATTGACAGGTTATGGAATAATATATTTCTTGGAGTATCAAGCAATAAAGAATGAAAATATTGAAAATACAAAAATTCTTGCTAAAAATCTTGATGAAACAATACAAAAATATTTTAGTGAAGTAGAGAGAATTTCTTCTGATAAAGATATAATTAATGCAGTAATAAAAGGAAAAGCTGATAATTTTGTTTATGAGAAGGTATATGATTCTATAAATTCAATGAAAGTAGAAGGGAATTTTATTATTTATGATAAGGATCTTCATATAATTATGTCCAGTGCTAAATTTATAGGAAGTACTAACGGATATAGCTGGGGACTATTTAATAGAATGATAAATTATCCTGGAATAGTAATCCTGAAAATAAATAAATTTCATTTTCAAGATGAAACAAGCAGTGTTTTTTCTTTGGGGAAAGTAATAAAGAAAGATAATAAAATAGTTGGATTTGTAGTTTACAATATTTTAGATAAAAGTTTAAGAGAGCTTATAGGAAAAAGTGGTTCTTTTAATGTGGTCATAACAGATAAATATGGTAATACAGCAATAACAACAAATGAAAAATTTAAGGATGAATTAGGTAAAGCAGATAAAAAAATAAGAAAAGCAAATGGATATTCTGTTATAAATAATGAAAAATATTATGTAACTAAAAAAGAGATTTATTATTCAAATATAATTTTATATACAATATCTGGAGCAGGTTATGTTATAGATAATTTTATTGATGGTTTTTTATATATGACAGTTATTTTTATAATACTTCTTATTTCAATGTATTATGTTGCAAAAATTATTGCTGGAAAAAAGACAAAATCTATTGAAGAAATTATAAAGGCTATTGAAAATGTAAAAACAGGAGATTTAAATACAAGGCTTTATGTAGATACTAACGATGAATTTAAAATTATTGCAAATTCATATAATGAAATGCTTTTGAATATAAAAAAACTGATTGAAATAAATAAAGAAGAAGCCAGACACAGTGCTGTTCTTGAGGTTAAACAATTAGAAAGTCAGTTTAATCCACATTTTCTTTTTAATACTCTTGAAATGCTAAGATATACAATAAAATCAGATATTTCAATGGCTAATAAAATAATAATTAATATTTCATCACTTTTAAGGTTTAGTATAGAAAACAAATCTTCTGAAGTTTCTTTGAAAATAGATTCTATATATACAAAAAATTATTTAGACATTCAAAAATACAGATTCGGAGAAAAATTTGATTATGAAATAAAAATGGAAAAAGAATTAGAAAATTATCTTGTACCTAAATTAATTATTCAGCCGATTATTGAAAATGCAATAAAACATGGATATACTCAGATATCTAAAATGATTATTTATATAAGAATAAAAAAAGTAAAAAATATTCTTTTGATTAAAGTTTATAACAATGGTAAAGGAATGGAAAAAGAAACTTTAAAAGAAGTAAGAGGAAGATTAAAGAAAGGCAGCAATGAAATAAAAAATCATATAGGGATTTATAATATTTTTAGGCGTATTCAGCTTATGTATGGAAAAGAATATGGACTTAAAATTTTAAGTAGTGAAAAAAGAGGGACAATTGTCCGTATTTTTCTTCCTTTAAAAAATGGAGATGAAAGTTTATGA